One part of the Rattus rattus isolate New Zealand chromosome 14, Rrattus_CSIRO_v1, whole genome shotgun sequence genome encodes these proteins:
- the LOC116883569 gene encoding histone H2B type 1-C/E/F/G/I, whose translation MPEPAKSAPAPKKGSKKAVTKAQKKDGKKRKRSRKESYSVYVYKVLKQVHPDTGISSKAMGIMNSFVNDIFERIAGEASRLAHYNKRSTITSREIQTAVRLLLPGELAKHAVSEGTKAVTKYTSSK comes from the coding sequence ATGCCTGAGCCCGCCAAGTCCGCTCCCGCCCCGAAGAAGGGCTCCAAGAAGGCCGTTACCAAGGCCCAGAAGAAGGACGGCAAGAAGCGCAAGCGCAGCCGCAAGGAGAGCTATTCGGTGTACGTGTACAAGGTGCTGAAGCAAGTGCACCCGGATACCGGCATCTCTTCCAAGGCCATGGGCATCATGAACTCGTTCGTGAACGACATCTTCGAGCGCATCGCGGGCGAGGCGTCGCGCCTGGCGCATTACAACAAGCGCTCGACCATCACGTCCCGGGAGATCCAGACGGCCGTGCGCCTGCTGCTGCCCGGGGAGCTGGCCAAGCACGCGGTGTCCGAGGGCACCAAGGCGGTCACCAAGTACACCAGCTCCAAGTGA